The proteins below come from a single Triticum aestivum cultivar Chinese Spring chromosome 5D, IWGSC CS RefSeq v2.1, whole genome shotgun sequence genomic window:
- the LOC123125706 gene encoding peroxidase 2: protein MAMAPSKVVVLMAFMAAALSSVSMAAGLQHGFYYSSCPQAEDTVRNVVQGMINNDPTMGAAFVRLFFHDCFVRGCDASILLDPTTSNPQTEKTTIPLRGYDAVNKIKAAVEAVCSRVVSCADILAFAARDSIVASGGFNFHMPSGRLDGFRSIADEVFQGIPSPAFQLQELLDNFATKGLNAEDLVVLSGAHSFGLTHCNFVTPRLYPTVDPTMNATFAAALKKVCPPPRNGGGFISVSNNRVTDPNKLSNQFYHNVASGQVLFTSDQTLMDQTPTTGNKTAAMVTDNAANPIAWMARFAGAMVKMGGIEVLTGTDPGEVRKVCFATNNAS from the exons ATGGCGATGGCACCCAGCAAGGTTGTGGTGCTCATGGCGTTCATGGCCGCTGCGCTGAGCTCTGTGTCGATGGCCGCGGGGCTGCAGCACGGCTTCTACTACTCGTCGTGCCCGCAAGCCGAGGACACGGTGAGGAACGTCGTGCAAGGCATGATCAACAATGACCCCACCATGGGCGCCGCCTTTGTTCGCCTCTTCTTCCACGATTGCTTTGTCAGG GGTTGCGATGCCTCTATTCTGCTGGACCCGACCACCAGCAACCCGCAAACTGAGAAAACAACAATCCCTCTGCGCGGGTACGACGCCGTGAACAAGATCAAGGCCGCCGTGGAGGCCGTCTGCTCTCGTGTCGTCTCATGTGCCGACATCCTGGCCTTTGCGGCGCGTGACTCCATCGTCGCCTCAGGCGGTTTCAACTTTCACATGCCATCCGGCCGCCTTGACGGCTTCCGGTCAATCGCCGACGAGGTCTTCCAAGGCATCCCGTCCCCGGCATTTCAGCTCCAAGAACTCCTTGACAACTTCGCCACCAAAGGCCTCAACGCAGAGGACCTGGTGGTGCTCTCCGGCGCGCACTCCTTCGGCCTCACGCACTGCAACTTTGTCACCCCACGGTTGTACCCCACCGTCGACCCCACTATGAACGCCACCTTTGCGGCGGCTCTCAAGAAGGTGTGCCCGCCGCCGAGGAACGGCGGGGGATTCATCTCCGTGAGCAACAACCGCGTGACGGACCCGAACAAGCTGAGCAACCAGTTCTACCATAACGTGGCCTCTGGGCAGGTGTTATTCACGTCGGACCAGACATTGATGGACCAGACACCGACAACCGGCAACAAGACGGCGGCCATGGTAACCGACAACGCCGCTAACCCCATCGCATGGATGGCCAGGTTCGCAGGGGCTATGGTGAAGATGGGAGGCATCGAGGTGCTTACCGGGACCGACCCCGGCGAAGTCAGGAAGGTCTGCTTCGCCACCAACAACGCGAGCTAG
- the LOC123125708 gene encoding zinc finger A20 and AN1 domain-containing stress-associated protein 7-like, producing the protein MDASATTQKRKCPDKEETAGMCANGCGFFGAAATGNMCSKCYLDHVTHTANTMATSTGPPVKKARMIVAVPSSDGAAASSAAAAVDSSVTSVKQPPVSAYRCATCRKKVGLLGFRCRCEGTFCSVHRYSEKHDCGFDYKTAGQEQIAKHNPVVVADKISRRI; encoded by the coding sequence ATGGACGCATCGGCGACGACGCAGAAGCGGAAGTGCCCCGACAAGGAGGAGACGGCCGGCATGTGCGCCAACGGCTGCGGCTTCTtcggcgccgccgccaccggcaaCATGTGCTCCAAGTGCTACCTGGACCACGTCACCCACACCGCCAACACCATGGCCACCTCGACCGGGCCTCCGGTGAAGAAGGCCAGGATGATCGTCGCCGTCCCGTCCTCTGATGGTgcggccgcctcctccgccgccgccgcagttgACTCCTCCGTGACGTCCGTGAAGCAGCCGCCGGTGTCGGCGTACCGGTGCGCGACGTGCCGCAAGAAGGTGGGCCTGCTGGGGTTCCGATGCCGCTGCGAGGGCACCTTCTGCAGTGTCCACCGCTACTCGGAGAAGCACGACTGCGGATTCGACTACAAGACCGCCGGCCAGGAGCAGATCGCCAAGCACAACCCAGTCGTGGTTGCGGACAAGATTTCCCGAAGGATCTGA
- the LOC123126324 gene encoding basic blue protein-like, with translation MASPKVALAAMAVVVAVAALLPATASAASYTVGDDSGWDIGIDYRAWASGKKFRVGDTLEFLYSLGEAEHNVVLVDAQSFAACTVPSNAPTRTTGDDTVSLTQAGQWFFICGIEGHCQDGMKLAVNVH, from the exons ATGGCCTCTCCTAAGGTCGCGCTCGCCGCCatggccgtcgtcgtcgccgtggcCGCCTTGCTCCCGGCGACGGCTTCGGCGGCGTCGTACACAGTCGGCGACGACTCCGGGTGGGACATCGGGATCGACTACCGCGCCTGGGCCAGCGGCAAGAAGTTCAGAGTCGGCGACACCCTCG AGTTTCTCTACTCGTTGGGTGAGGCCGAGCACAACGTGGTGTTGGTGGACGCGCAGAGCTTCGCGGCGTGCACCGTGCCGAGCAACGCGCCGACGCGGACCACCGGCGACGACACGGTGTCGCTGACGCAGGCCGGGCAGTGGTTCTTCATCTGCGGCATTGAGGGCCACTGCCAGGACGGCATGAAGCTCGCCGTCAACGTCCACTGA